A genomic segment from Triticum dicoccoides isolate Atlit2015 ecotype Zavitan chromosome 1A, WEW_v2.0, whole genome shotgun sequence encodes:
- the LOC119353317 gene encoding uncharacterized protein LOC119353317 — MDELARKRMQLIVRGAGLVAGLYAYMMVIFRRSRQQTPRITVGSMADRAISRESNLRYIYHSSDINCSNQLRMRKAPFFRLCAIFRERNLLLDSIHTSIEEQVAMFLYVVGHNQRYRTLQPIFRRSIEVISRYFKAVLYAVGELRDEMIRPPSNHCHRKIQESTRFNPYFKDCVGAIDGTHVLARVPKSISAAFRGRKEGTTQNVMAAVDFDLKFTYVLAGWDGSAHDALILANALEREDGLKVPTGKFFLVDAGYAVRPGFLPPYRGTRYHLKEYGRGNHPQNAKELFNLRHSSLRTSVERAFAAYKNRWKFVYNKPFHGYKTQVKVVLACAILHNWVLQYGEDEYFPPEETWDPEPNDEDPNDIMDDEVLEVPHVGALPKKAPKVMNWTPPMSAMMLKGLSEVAARGAKTDKGFKEAAKLKVAKSISALDHPTDAKLLNSPLENYNYMENCFANKQATGNYAMATGVPLGTPIVVEDKDKPNVMEGHGTTDEVLQHLPGSNSALPTASATQDPSPTSNKKRKRASGLTEEDTIQCSNMTDAMREIASAINNTCHAETHPDLYKAVMDLIMFEQNDRLAVLDYLTEHKAKGLNFVKMNDEVRQASFKRILKANPDLL, encoded by the exons ATGGATGAATTGGCAAGAAAACGAATGCAACTAATTGTGAGAGGAGCCGGTCTAGTGGCTGGATTGTATGCTTACATGATGGTCATATTTAGAAGATCTAGGCAACAAACACCAAGGATAACCGTGGGTAGCATGGCCGATCGTGCCATATCTAGAGAGTCAAATTTGAGATACATTTATCACTCTAGTGACATAAATTGTTCAAATCAACTCAGAATGAGAAAAGCTCCATTTTTCCGTTTGTGTGCTATATTTAGAGAGAGAAATTTGTTGTTGGATAGCATCCATACTTCTATCGAGGAACAAGTTGCCatgtttctttatgtagttggccatAACCAAAGGTATAGGACACTACAACCTATCTTCAGAAGATCTATCGAAGTCATTAGTAGGTATTTCAAGGCAGTGCTTTATGCTGTTGGGGAGTTGAGAGATGAGATGATTCGACCTCCCTCCAACCATTGCCATCGTAAAATACAAGAAAGCACCCGCTTCAATCCATATTTTAAG GATTGTGTTGGAGCAATAGATGGGACTCATGTGCTTGCTAGAGTCCCAAAAAGTATCTCAGCTGCCTTTAGGGGTAGAAAGGAGGGGACTACCCAAAATGTGATGGCCGCGGTAGACTTTGATCTAAAGTTTACCTATGTACTTGCGGGTTGGGACGGGTCAGCTCATGATGCCCTTATACTTGCAAATGCACTGGAGAGGGAAGATGGGTTGAAAGTTCCTACAG GAAAATTCTTCCTTGTTGATGCGGGGTATGCTGTGAGGCCGGGTTTTCTTCCACCATACCGTGGCACGAGGTACCACTTGAAAGAGTATGGTCGAGGGAATCATCCTCAAAATGCCAAAGAGTTGTTCAACTTAAGACACTCTTCTTTGAGGACATCGGTTGAGAGGGCTTTTGCCGCGTACAAAAACCGTTGGAAGTTTGTCTACAATAAACCATTCCATGGTTACAAGACCCAAGTAAAAGTAGTGCTAGCTTGTGCAATTCTTCACAATTGGGTACTTCAATATGGTGAGGATGAATATTTCCCGCCCGAGGAAACATGGGATCCGGAACCCAATGATGAAGATCCCAATGATATT ATGGATGATGAGGTGCTGGAGGTTCCTCATGTTGGTGCTCTGCCCAAGAAGGCCCCCAAGGTCATGAATTGGACTCCGCCCATGTCGGCAATGATGTTGAAAGGTCTTTCAGAGGTGGCAGCAAGAGGTGCCAAGACTGATAAAGGATTCAAAGAGGCTGCAAAATTGAAAGTTGCAAAGTCTATATCTGCTTTG GATCATCCAACAGATGCTAAACTTCTTAATTCCCCACTTGAGAACTACAACTATATGGAAAATTGCTTTGCTAATAAGCAAGCCACCGGGAATTATGCAATGGCCACCGGTGTGCCATTGGGAACGCCTATTGTTGTGGAAGACAAAGATAAACCCAATGTTATGGAGGGGCATGGAACAACTGATGAGGTATTGCAACACCTTCCTGGGTCTAACTCTGCACTTCCAACTGCTAGTGCCACTCAGGACCCTTCACCTACTTCAAATAAGAAGAGAAAGAGGGCATCAGGTTTGACTGAGGAGGACACAATCCAGTGCAGCAACATGACTGATGCTATGCGTGAGATTGCAAGTGCTATCAACAACACTTGCCATGCTGAAACACACCCTGACTTGTACAAGGCTGTCATGGACCTTATTATGTTTGAGCAAAATGATCGCTTGGCTGTTCTAGATTATCTCACAGAACATAAGGCAAAAGGCCTCAACTTTGTGAAGATGAATGATGAAGTCCGTCAAGCATCGTTCAAACGTATCTTGAAAGCCAATCCTGATCTTCTTTGA